A portion of the Burkholderia sp. GAS332 genome contains these proteins:
- a CDS encoding acetyl-CoA C-acetyltransferase produces MKQAYIVDALRTPTGRRKGGLAQVHAADLGGFVLKELVARNGIPADEYDDVVFGCVDTIGPLAGNIARTCWLAAGLPLTVPGVTVDRQCGSSQQAVHFAAQAVMSGTQDVVVAGGVQTMTQIPISSAMTAAEPLGFTDPFSGSVGWRERFGDAPVSQFHAAQRIADHWNLSRETMEQYALESHRRALAAIEGGHFAREIVPIAGVVHDETPRKDTTLAKMASLQPLMPGGALTAAVSSQTCDAAAALLIVSEDALKRYGLTPRARIHHLSVLGDDPLWMLTAPIPATRHAMKKAGLALDDIDVVELNEAFASVALAWLAETRYPHERTNPNGGAIALGHPLGATGARLMTSLLHELERTQGRYGLQTMCEGGGLANVTIIERL; encoded by the coding sequence ATGAAACAGGCTTATATCGTCGATGCGTTGCGCACGCCGACCGGCCGCCGCAAAGGCGGACTCGCGCAGGTCCATGCCGCGGATCTCGGCGGCTTCGTGCTGAAGGAACTGGTCGCTCGTAATGGCATTCCCGCCGATGAGTACGACGACGTGGTGTTCGGCTGTGTGGACACGATCGGCCCGCTGGCCGGCAATATCGCGCGCACTTGCTGGCTCGCTGCGGGCTTGCCGTTGACGGTACCCGGCGTCACGGTGGACCGGCAATGCGGTTCCTCGCAGCAGGCCGTGCATTTTGCCGCACAGGCCGTGATGAGCGGCACGCAGGATGTGGTGGTCGCGGGCGGCGTTCAGACCATGACGCAGATTCCGATTTCGTCGGCGATGACGGCAGCCGAGCCGCTCGGTTTCACCGACCCGTTCTCGGGCAGCGTCGGTTGGCGCGAGCGTTTCGGCGATGCGCCGGTCTCGCAGTTCCATGCGGCGCAACGGATCGCGGATCACTGGAACCTGTCGCGCGAAACGATGGAACAGTACGCGCTCGAGAGCCACCGGCGCGCGCTGGCCGCGATTGAGGGCGGTCACTTTGCGCGGGAGATCGTGCCAATCGCCGGCGTCGTACACGACGAGACGCCGCGCAAGGACACCACGCTCGCCAAGATGGCCTCGCTCCAACCATTGATGCCGGGCGGCGCGCTGACTGCGGCCGTCTCGAGCCAGACTTGCGATGCGGCGGCAGCGCTGTTGATCGTCTCGGAAGACGCGCTCAAGCGTTACGGCCTCACGCCGCGCGCTCGTATCCATCACCTGAGCGTGCTCGGCGACGATCCGCTGTGGATGCTCACCGCGCCGATTCCGGCGACACGTCACGCGATGAAGAAGGCCGGCCTCGCGCTGGACGACATCGACGTGGTGGAGCTGAACGAAGCATTTGCCTCGGTGGCGCTCGCGTGGCTGGCTGAGACGCGCTATCCGCACGAGAGGACCAACCCGAACGGCGGCGCGATCGCGCTCGGCCATCCGCTCGGCGCCACCGGCGCGCGGCTGATGACAAGCTTGCTGCACGAACTCGAACGCACGCAAGGCCGCTACGGCTTGCAAACGATGTGCGAGGGCGGCGGTCTGGCCAACGTCACGATCATCGAGCGCCTGTAA